One Tunturibacter gelidoferens genomic region harbors:
- a CDS encoding CoA-binding protein, whose product MNEPEIIRSMLGVTAKENPRTIAVIGLSEDPSKPSHYVSAYMQQHGYKLYPINPSITEVLGEQSYASLSDLPIKPDIVDVFRLPKFIPAIVDEMIQLGLPNLWVQQGIINLEAANRAEAAGIQVVMDRCIMVEHRYLAPR is encoded by the coding sequence ATGAACGAACCAGAGATCATCCGCAGCATGCTCGGCGTGACCGCCAAAGAAAATCCGCGCACCATCGCAGTCATCGGCCTCTCGGAAGACCCTTCCAAACCCAGCCACTATGTCTCCGCCTACATGCAGCAGCATGGCTACAAGCTCTACCCAATCAATCCCTCCATCACGGAGGTTCTCGGCGAGCAGTCCTACGCGTCACTCTCCGACCTTCCCATCAAACCCGACATCGTCGATGTCTTCCGCCTGCCAAAGTTCATCCCCGCCATCGTCGACGAGATGATTCAGCTCGGTCTCCCGAACCTCTGGGTCCAGCAGGGAATCATCAACCTCGAAGCCGCCAACCGCGCCGAAGCTGCAGGAATTCAAGTCGTCATGGATCGCTGCATCATGGTCGAACACCGCTACCTGGCACCCAGATGA
- the prfB gene encoding peptide chain release factor 2 (programmed frameshift): protein MLSDLEYSYSPVRDKVRDLREYLDSARLRRELSVIEEKIADPTVWADASRSQPLMRERKRLETLLADDAELARRSDDIEAYFELAKEGENTEPDLVREIPSLVEFSEKLESKTMLSGETDPLNAIVTVHPGAGGTESQDWAEMLMRMYIRWGERQNFKVEINEIQDGDEAGIKSATFTITGDFAFGLLSGETGVHRLVRISPFDSAKRRHTSFASVFVSPEIDDTIVIDIKTEDLRIDTYRSGGKGGQHVNTTDSAVRITHIPTGLVTGCQNERSQHKNKERAMKMMRSKLYEYELDKKKATARKLEDSKLDIKFGSQIRSYVLQPYRMAKDLRTRVEVGDVDKVLDGDLEPFIRGYLRMRREGNFPAESAEDDDVA from the exons ATGCTTAGCGATCTCGAATACTCCTACTCCCCGGTCCGCGACAAAGTGCGCGATCTGCGGGAGTATCTT GACTCGGCCCGACTCCGCCGCGAACTCTCCGTTATTGAAGAAAAGATAGCCGACCCCACGGTCTGGGCCGACGCCTCCCGCTCGCAGCCCCTCATGCGCGAACGCAAACGCCTCGAAACCCTCCTCGCCGACGACGCCGAACTCGCTCGCCGCTCCGACGACATCGAGGCCTACTTCGAACTCGCTAAAGAAGGCGAGAACACCGAGCCCGACCTCGTCCGCGAGATTCCGTCTTTAGTCGAATTCTCCGAAAAGCTCGAATCCAAGACCATGCTCTCCGGCGAGACCGATCCGCTCAACGCCATCGTCACCGTGCATCCCGGCGCTGGTGGTACCGAGAGCCAGGATTGGGCCGAGATGCTCATGCGCATGTACATCCGCTGGGGCGAGCGCCAGAACTTCAAAGTCGAGATCAACGAGATCCAGGACGGCGACGAGGCCGGCATCAAATCCGCCACCTTCACCATCACCGGCGACTTCGCGTTCGGCCTCCTCTCCGGCGAAACCGGCGTCCATCGCCTCGTCCGCATCTCTCCCTTTGACTCCGCCAAGCGCCGCCACACCAGCTTCGCCAGCGTCTTCGTCTCGCCCGAAATCGACGACACCATCGTCATCGACATCAAGACCGAAGACCTCCGCATCGACACCTACCGCTCTGGCGGAAAGGGCGGTCAACACGTCAACACCACCGACTCCGCGGTCCGCATTACCCACATCCCCACCGGCCTCGTCACCGGCTGTCAGAACGAGCGCTCCCAGCACAAGAACAAAGAGCGCGCCATGAAGATGATGCGCTCCAAGCTCTACGAGTACGAGCTCGACAAGAAAAAAGCCACGGCCCGCAAACTCGAAGACTCCAAACTCGACATCAAGTTCGGCTCGCAGATCCGCAGCTACGTCCTGCAGCCCTACCGCATGGCAAAGGACCTTCGCACCCGAGTCGAAGTAGGCGATGTCGACAAGGTCCTCGACGGCGACCTCGAGCCCTTCATCCGCGGCTATCTGCGCATGCGCCGCGAGGGCAACTTCCCGGCCGAGTCCGCCGAGGACGACGACGTCGCATGA
- the lnt gene encoding apolipoprotein N-acyltransferase gives MRLIPPRLWAMAVLSGILQVLPFPIAGPVPLWRTTFCWVALLPLIWAMLANDKNANPLTFRQGAALGYLSGFIWYLGNCYWIYQTMYLYGGLAKPIAAGILVLFCLYLGLYHALFGALLAAFRSRFGRQSALIFVPFAWVAVELARARITGLPWDLLGIAQVDNPMLTRLAPITGAYGLSFIIAAVNALWLIRIRLRERRYTRPALTVAGVIIVVVYILGLRLIANPKPSPTTATATLVQENLEVGAANTGPQPTTQQFLDSFSYLSRHPSRTFLLGTPELRDTQTLYLVRPRDEEESEANPPIATNLIVWPESPAPFEDIDPQFRNAMSALALSAQAPVIVGNTGFEPSPTNRSGYTPYNRASFINPDGTFDGHYDKMHLVPFGEYVPFKDLFFFAKNLLNEVGTFSPGAQRTVFSTGGHTYGVFICYESIFGDEIRQLSQQGADVLINISNDGWYGDTSAAWQHLNMVRMRAIENHRWILRATNTGVTAAINPLGHVTAALPRHQRSSLRVHFGYEHDLTFYAAHGDLFAYACAFLTTLGLVFSLKSKFT, from the coding sequence ATGCGACTTATCCCCCCGCGACTTTGGGCCATGGCCGTACTCTCCGGCATTCTCCAGGTTTTACCCTTTCCCATCGCGGGGCCCGTGCCTCTCTGGCGAACCACCTTTTGCTGGGTCGCACTCCTTCCCCTCATCTGGGCGATGCTCGCTAACGACAAGAACGCCAACCCACTTACCTTCCGTCAGGGAGCAGCCCTCGGTTATCTCAGCGGCTTTATCTGGTATCTGGGCAACTGCTACTGGATCTACCAGACCATGTATCTCTATGGCGGCCTCGCCAAACCCATCGCCGCAGGCATTCTCGTCCTATTCTGTCTCTACCTCGGTCTCTATCACGCCCTCTTCGGAGCTCTCCTCGCCGCATTCCGAAGTCGCTTCGGCCGTCAATCCGCTCTGATCTTCGTCCCCTTCGCCTGGGTCGCTGTCGAACTCGCTCGTGCCCGCATCACCGGTCTGCCATGGGACCTTCTCGGCATCGCTCAGGTCGACAACCCCATGCTGACCCGCCTCGCTCCCATTACAGGAGCCTACGGTCTCTCCTTCATCATCGCCGCTGTCAACGCTCTCTGGCTCATTCGTATCCGCCTCCGCGAGCGCCGCTACACGCGTCCCGCGCTCACCGTCGCGGGCGTCATCATCGTTGTCGTCTATATCCTCGGCCTTCGTCTCATCGCCAACCCAAAGCCGTCGCCCACCACCGCAACCGCAACGCTCGTCCAGGAGAATCTCGAGGTTGGAGCCGCGAACACCGGTCCGCAACCTACAACCCAGCAGTTCCTCGACTCCTTCTCCTACCTCAGCCGCCATCCCTCAAGAACGTTTCTCCTCGGCACCCCCGAGCTCCGCGACACCCAGACCCTCTACCTCGTCCGACCTCGCGACGAAGAAGAATCCGAAGCCAACCCTCCCATCGCGACCAATCTCATCGTCTGGCCCGAATCCCCAGCACCTTTTGAAGACATAGACCCACAGTTCCGCAACGCGATGTCCGCCCTGGCCCTCTCCGCACAAGCGCCCGTTATCGTCGGCAACACCGGCTTCGAGCCCAGCCCCACCAATCGATCCGGCTACACCCCATACAACCGCGCCTCTTTCATCAATCCCGACGGCACCTTCGACGGCCACTACGACAAGATGCATCTGGTCCCCTTCGGCGAATACGTCCCGTTCAAAGACCTCTTCTTCTTCGCAAAAAATCTTCTCAACGAAGTAGGCACCTTCTCCCCCGGCGCGCAGCGCACCGTGTTCTCCACCGGAGGCCACACCTATGGCGTCTTCATCTGTTACGAGTCCATCTTCGGCGACGAGATCCGCCAGCTCTCCCAGCAGGGCGCCGACGTCCTCATCAACATCTCCAACGACGGCTGGTACGGCGACACCAGCGCCGCATGGCAGCACCTCAACATGGTCCGCATGCGCGCCATAGAAAACCACCGCTGGATCCTCCGCGCCACCAATACCGGCGTCACCGCAGCCATCAACCCCCTCGGTCACGTCACCGCCGCTCTCCCACGCCACCAGCGCTCCAGCCTGCGCGTCCACTTCGGCTACGAGCACGACCTCACCTTCTACGCAGCCCACGGCGATCTCTTCGCCTACGCCTGCGCCTTCCTCACCACGCTCGGCCTCGTCTTTAGCCTGAAGTCGAAATTCACGTAA
- a CDS encoding class I SAM-dependent methyltransferase has protein sequence MSNSPATKPDYGVDAPAVMRNFFLIGGACLLLAIFSPHILHLGPVDLNARSFYWPAGFLIAEGFLFLLYVKVGKFRHRDFMLSLHPWRGDEQVLDVGCGRGLLLAGAAKRISALSGTGHATGIDVWSNIDMGGNSSAATQHNLDLEDISRYCTLLSQPAQTMSFPDATFDVVLSNLCIHNIYDQPTRRQALQQIVRVLKPGGIALLSDYKLTGEYASELANAGLIVEKKRGSLITTFPPLTVVMARKPM, from the coding sequence TTGTCCAACTCACCAGCAACGAAACCTGACTACGGTGTAGACGCACCCGCCGTCATGCGCAACTTCTTCCTCATCGGCGGAGCCTGCCTGCTCCTTGCAATCTTCTCTCCTCACATCCTTCACCTCGGTCCCGTCGATCTGAACGCTCGCAGCTTTTACTGGCCTGCAGGGTTCCTCATCGCAGAGGGTTTTCTCTTCCTTCTCTACGTCAAGGTCGGAAAATTTCGTCACCGCGACTTCATGCTCAGCCTGCATCCGTGGCGTGGCGACGAGCAAGTCCTTGATGTAGGCTGCGGACGAGGCCTCCTTCTTGCCGGGGCAGCCAAACGGATCTCCGCGCTCTCAGGCACTGGCCACGCCACCGGCATCGATGTCTGGTCCAATATAGACATGGGCGGCAACTCCTCCGCAGCCACGCAACATAATCTCGACCTCGAAGATATCTCTCGATACTGCACACTCCTCAGCCAACCAGCACAGACGATGTCTTTCCCAGACGCCACCTTTGACGTCGTCCTCTCCAACCTCTGCATCCACAACATCTACGACCAGCCAACCCGCCGCCAGGCGCTTCAACAAATCGTCCGCGTCTTGAAACCCGGCGGCATTGCGCTCCTCTCCGACTACAAACTCACCGGCGAATACGCTTCGGAATTAGCTAACGCTGGCCTTATCGTCGAAAAGAAACGGGGCAGTCTGATCACCACCTTCCCGCCGCTCACCGTGGTGATGGCCCGCAAACCGATGTAA
- a CDS encoding DinB family protein, whose translation MSISKPSTAKTSDKKKTPDEQVPLRKQLISLLHGGQAHATFDEVINDFPANLRGTVPANLPYSAWQILEHLRITQRDILNFSAPPTGGYHGMKWPEEYWPKSPQPPATNSWDQCIAAIRSDAEHFHSLIENPNSDLYKPFRWGDGQNLLREALLVADHNAYHLGELLVIRRLLGAWPK comes from the coding sequence GTGAGCATATCCAAACCGAGCACAGCTAAGACCAGCGACAAGAAGAAAACACCAGACGAACAAGTGCCTCTGCGCAAACAGTTGATATCTCTTCTCCACGGCGGTCAGGCGCACGCTACCTTCGACGAAGTCATCAACGATTTTCCCGCCAACCTCCGCGGCACCGTTCCCGCCAACCTTCCCTACTCCGCGTGGCAGATCCTCGAGCATCTCCGCATCACTCAGCGCGACATACTCAACTTCTCCGCTCCTCCAACCGGCGGCTATCACGGCATGAAGTGGCCAGAAGAGTACTGGCCCAAGTCCCCGCAGCCACCCGCCACCAACTCTTGGGACCAGTGCATCGCAGCAATCCGCTCCGACGCTGAACACTTCCACTCGCTGATCGAAAACCCCAACTCCGACCTCTACAAGCCCTTCCGCTGGGGCGATGGCCAGAATCTACTCCGCGAGGCTCTCCTCGTCGCCGACCACAACGCCTATCACCTCGGCGAACTGCTCGTCATCCGCCGCCTTTTAGGCGCATGGCCCAAATAG
- a CDS encoding APC family permease encodes MGSKQTINKPQSNRVRLVVASSVMLTFISFWRAAAIVLNDLGSSAFYAGGIAEEAVGKAAPWFILGVMLFSFAVRAVYVESCSMFTRGGVYRIVKEALGGTFAKLSVSALMFDYILTGPISGVSAGQYIVGLLNELLRLCAAHHWASSLVLHSSGSARQLPVDGTSAVIAGLITIYFWWQNTKGIEESSDKALKVMKITTVMVVILLSWGVFSAIHVGAHLPPWPTPDNLHFSKDALGFLKHTGFMRSLGLFGVLMAFGHSVLAMSGEESLAQVNREIEHPKLKNLKRAAIVIAIYSFIFTGIGTLLAVMLIPDAVRVPVYRDNLIAGMAMFMVGPLAVRIGFRVFVVIVGFLILGGAVNTAIVGSTGVLMRVAEDGVLSDWFRKPQRKYGTSYRIVNLVAGLQLFTIVVTRGNVIMLGEAYAFGVIWSFTFNALAMLVLRWKYKGERGWKVPLNIRIGKTEIPLGLLSVFLVLLTTAIVNLFTKSVATVSGVIFAAAFFVIFSLSERDNKRRHDLTTLQMREHFQLEHQDNVGREALEIRPGAVVVTMRDSAAPFALKWALTHTNTDDQDLVVLAARMMGAGGPEYVDASEQLFSEHEQMLFTKAVSVAESFGKHISLLVVPAGDIFSALVQTANSLDAAAVVSGLSTKLTAEEQAYHVGQAWEALPEPKRQFTFYVVKPDGESLSFHIGPHAPTIEPHEVQLVHRLWLNIRRAPDMQDLHHSDILAYALTRMATEFARDKQGTLEDLQRCIDESHHRRGLGGSRHEELDEAGPGYAIRAPKTGHRAEDLKVTAAKTK; translated from the coding sequence ATGGGATCTAAACAAACGATCAATAAGCCGCAATCGAACCGCGTCCGCCTGGTCGTGGCGTCGTCGGTGATGCTCACCTTTATTTCTTTCTGGCGAGCTGCGGCGATTGTGCTGAACGATCTGGGGTCTTCCGCGTTCTATGCGGGTGGCATCGCCGAAGAAGCGGTGGGTAAGGCTGCGCCGTGGTTCATCCTGGGTGTGATGCTGTTCAGCTTTGCGGTGCGCGCCGTGTATGTCGAGAGCTGCAGCATGTTCACGCGCGGCGGAGTCTACCGGATCGTGAAGGAGGCGTTGGGGGGAACGTTTGCGAAGCTAAGCGTGTCCGCGTTGATGTTCGATTACATTTTGACGGGACCGATCTCGGGCGTTTCAGCTGGGCAGTACATTGTCGGTCTGCTGAATGAGTTGTTGCGGCTGTGTGCGGCGCATCATTGGGCTAGCAGTTTGGTGCTGCATTCGAGCGGCTCGGCTCGACAGTTGCCGGTGGATGGGACTTCGGCTGTGATTGCGGGACTTATCACCATCTACTTCTGGTGGCAGAACACCAAGGGGATCGAGGAGTCAAGCGATAAGGCTCTGAAGGTGATGAAGATCACGACCGTGATGGTTGTGATTCTACTTAGCTGGGGAGTTTTCTCGGCGATCCATGTGGGGGCGCACCTTCCGCCCTGGCCTACTCCGGACAATCTCCACTTCAGCAAAGATGCTCTGGGATTTTTGAAGCACACAGGATTCATGCGGTCCCTGGGGCTCTTCGGAGTGTTGATGGCGTTTGGACACTCGGTGTTGGCGATGAGCGGCGAAGAATCGCTGGCGCAGGTAAATCGTGAGATTGAACATCCGAAGCTGAAGAATCTGAAACGGGCAGCGATCGTGATTGCGATCTACAGCTTCATCTTTACGGGCATCGGCACGTTGCTGGCTGTGATGCTGATTCCAGATGCGGTGCGGGTGCCGGTTTATCGTGACAATTTGATCGCCGGAATGGCAATGTTCATGGTGGGGCCGCTAGCGGTTCGGATTGGTTTCCGTGTCTTCGTGGTGATCGTAGGGTTTTTGATTCTTGGCGGCGCTGTTAATACCGCAATCGTCGGTTCGACCGGCGTACTGATGCGGGTGGCCGAGGATGGAGTACTCTCCGACTGGTTTCGTAAGCCGCAGCGCAAATATGGAACCAGCTATCGCATCGTGAATCTGGTTGCTGGGCTGCAGTTGTTCACGATTGTTGTAACTCGGGGCAACGTCATCATGCTGGGTGAGGCTTATGCGTTTGGCGTGATCTGGAGCTTCACCTTCAATGCGCTGGCGATGCTGGTGCTGCGGTGGAAGTATAAGGGCGAACGTGGCTGGAAGGTGCCGCTGAATATCCGGATCGGGAAGACAGAAATTCCTCTCGGACTACTTTCTGTCTTCCTGGTACTGCTTACGACTGCAATCGTCAATTTATTTACGAAATCGGTAGCTACGGTAAGTGGAGTTATTTTTGCGGCAGCCTTCTTCGTAATTTTTTCGCTCTCGGAGAGAGATAACAAGAGGCGTCACGATCTAACTACACTCCAGATGAGAGAACACTTTCAGCTGGAGCATCAGGATAATGTGGGACGTGAAGCATTGGAGATTCGTCCGGGCGCAGTCGTGGTGACGATGCGAGACTCGGCCGCGCCGTTTGCGTTGAAGTGGGCTTTGACTCATACCAATACGGACGATCAGGATCTGGTGGTGCTGGCTGCTCGAATGATGGGCGCAGGCGGACCGGAGTATGTCGACGCGTCGGAGCAGTTATTCAGCGAACATGAGCAGATGCTGTTTACGAAGGCAGTGTCTGTCGCTGAGAGCTTCGGAAAGCATATTTCGCTGCTGGTAGTTCCAGCTGGAGATATCTTTTCAGCGTTGGTGCAGACAGCTAACTCTCTTGATGCAGCGGCTGTCGTCTCCGGACTATCGACCAAGCTTACTGCAGAGGAGCAGGCCTACCATGTTGGCCAGGCGTGGGAGGCTCTCCCTGAGCCGAAGCGGCAATTTACTTTTTACGTTGTGAAACCGGATGGCGAGTCACTCAGCTTCCACATAGGTCCGCATGCACCTACTATCGAACCGCACGAAGTGCAGCTTGTACACCGTTTGTGGCTCAACATTCGTCGCGCGCCCGATATGCAGGACCTCCACCACAGCGACATACTCGCATATGCCCTGACCCGCATGGCGACTGAGTTTGCACGAGACAAACAAGGAACCCTGGAAGATCTGCAACGGTGCATTGATGAGTCGCATCATCGTCGTGGTTTGGGGGGCTCGCGGCACGAAGAGTTGGATGAAGCCGGACCGGGATATGCGATCCGCGCTCCCAAAACAGGACATAGAGCCGAAGACCTTAAAGTGACTGCGGCTAAAACGAAATAG